A window of Thermovirga lienii DSM 17291 contains these coding sequences:
- a CDS encoding transposase mutator type (PFAM: Transposase, Mutator family~COGs: COG3328 Transposase and inactivated derivatives~InterPro IPR001207~KEGG: slp:Slip_1151 transposase mutator type~PFAM: transposase mutator type~SPTR: Transposase mutator type) encodes MAQYNITIDSELLHQLFLSDSKDSGVSKLLESVLNQVLQAQATEQLRAEAYERTEERRGYRNGTYPHRLTTRVGSLVLRVPRLRNGKFSTELFSRYQRSEQAFILALMEMVVNGVSTRKVSEITEELCGVRISKSLVSELCRRLDPVIEAWRDRSLKDKEYPFLIVDALVIRVREENRVLHRSMLICVGVNREGIREVLGFVVGDSESEESWGDFFGWLKDRGLRGVDLVVSDDHKGLVKALRRNFQGSSWQRCQTHFIRNILSASPKGLQGELKTRIQAILHAPDMGTARMLLMRVLEEYEEKAPKAMRILEEGFDDAVAILSLPEKYRKRLRTTNSVERLNEEIRRRERVIRIFPSRESAVRLLGAVLLEIDNKWAGGRKYLDMDEYYEYLSQQQSRSSPKIYCL; translated from the coding sequence ATGGCTCAGTACAATATTACCATCGACTCAGAATTACTGCATCAGTTATTTTTGTCGGACAGTAAGGATTCTGGAGTATCTAAGTTATTGGAGTCGGTATTGAATCAAGTTCTTCAAGCCCAGGCAACGGAACAGTTGAGAGCAGAGGCTTACGAGCGGACAGAGGAAAGACGAGGGTATCGCAACGGGACATACCCGCACAGGCTTACGACGAGAGTAGGGAGCCTTGTTTTGAGGGTGCCCAGGCTTCGTAATGGCAAGTTTTCTACGGAGCTTTTCAGCAGATATCAGAGGAGCGAACAGGCCTTTATTTTGGCTTTGATGGAGATGGTAGTAAATGGGGTATCAACCCGTAAGGTATCTGAGATAACCGAGGAGTTATGTGGAGTAAGGATATCCAAGTCATTGGTGTCGGAATTATGCAGGAGGCTGGATCCAGTTATAGAAGCGTGGAGAGATAGGTCTTTGAAGGACAAGGAGTATCCTTTTTTGATTGTAGATGCATTGGTTATAAGGGTGAGGGAAGAAAACAGGGTCTTACATAGGAGCATGCTTATATGTGTGGGTGTGAACAGAGAAGGTATACGAGAAGTTTTGGGGTTTGTGGTAGGAGATAGCGAATCAGAGGAGAGCTGGGGGGATTTTTTCGGTTGGTTGAAAGATAGAGGTTTAAGAGGTGTGGATTTAGTGGTATCTGACGACCACAAGGGATTAGTAAAGGCTTTGAGGAGAAATTTTCAGGGGTCAAGCTGGCAGAGGTGTCAAACTCATTTTATACGGAACATACTATCTGCTTCACCTAAGGGTCTTCAGGGGGAGCTCAAGACTCGGATACAGGCTATTTTGCATGCTCCGGATATGGGGACAGCCAGGATGTTGTTGATGAGGGTTTTAGAGGAATACGAAGAAAAAGCTCCTAAGGCGATGAGGATTTTGGAAGAGGGATTTGACGATGCTGTGGCGATATTGTCTTTGCCGGAGAAGTATCGTAAGCGTCTGAGGACGACCAACAGTGTGGAGAGATTGAATGAGGAGATAAGGCGTAGGGAGAGGGTTATACGGATATTTCCAAGCAGGGAATCGGCAGTAAGGTTGCTTGGCGCAGTTCTTCTTGAGATAGACAACAAGTGGGCTG